Proteins from a single region of Pseudomonadota bacterium:
- the proC gene encoding pyrroline-5-carboxylate reductase, whose translation MFSLVLAGCGNMGSALLDGWLKAGLVKQACVAQPGSRNREKYAADPRVRWYPGLSSLPLDTPVDAVILAVKPQILDSVLPACRPFADKGIPVLSVAAGKTLRWLEERLGEKAPVVRAMPNLAATVGLSATVACASAAVTQAQRDLCRRLLEAVGTVHWITDESLMDAVTALSGSGPAWVFLLAETLTQAGTWLGLAPDLAEALARQTIIGAGELLRQSGEPAQALREKVTSPQGTTAAGLQVLMKEEALQTLFDRALEAAAHRAGELSS comes from the coding sequence ATGTTTTCGCTGGTTCTGGCGGGCTGCGGCAATATGGGCAGCGCCCTGCTGGACGGCTGGCTGAAGGCCGGCCTGGTGAAACAGGCCTGTGTGGCCCAGCCCGGCAGCCGGAACCGGGAGAAATACGCCGCTGACCCCCGTGTCCGCTGGTACCCCGGCCTGTCCTCCCTTCCCCTGGATACACCCGTTGACGCCGTTATTCTGGCCGTCAAGCCGCAGATCCTGGACTCTGTCCTGCCCGCCTGCCGCCCGTTTGCGGACAAGGGCATTCCCGTCCTGTCCGTTGCCGCCGGTAAAACCCTGCGCTGGCTGGAGGAACGGCTGGGAGAAAAGGCGCCCGTGGTGCGGGCCATGCCCAATCTGGCCGCCACGGTGGGCCTGTCTGCGACTGTGGCCTGCGCTTCGGCCGCCGTGACACAGGCGCAGCGGGATCTGTGCAGGCGCCTGCTGGAGGCTGTGGGAACGGTGCACTGGATCACGGACGAAAGCCTGATGGATGCGGTAACAGCCCTGTCCGGCAGCGGCCCGGCCTGGGTTTTTCTGCTGGCCGAAACGCTGACACAGGCCGGAACCTGGCTTGGCCTTGCCCCGGATCTGGCGGAAGCGCTGGCCCGGCAGACGATCATCGGCGCCGGGGAATTGCTGCGGCAATCAGGAGAACCGGCGCAGGCCTTGCGTGAAAAGGTCACCAGCCCGCAGGGGACCACGGCTGCGGGCCTTCAGGTTCTCATGAAGGAAGAAGCCCTGCAGACCCTGTTCGACCGGGCCCTTGAGGCCGCAGCGCACAGGGCCGGGGAATTGTCTTCCTGA